The genomic DNA ACTAGCGCGACAAAGTCGGTGGTTAAGACATTGTGGATGAGGGTGCACATCTTGTCGCCAATGCCCTCGATGCGGTGCTGGCCCCTGCCCCCCGTGGCCAAGGTAGAGCATTCATACGGCTCGAGAGCCACTACTTTTGCTTCTGGAAAGATATGCTTAATCTGATCGCCCGCGGCCAAGGTGCCCGCCGAACCCGGCGCGGAGGTGAAACAGGCAATGCGCCCGTTGCCAAGACCCTTGACGGCTAGAGCAGCCGAATTACCTGTCACATGCCTATGAAATCGGTAATTGGGCAGTAGCTCAAACTGGGCCAAGGGCTTGTTCTGCGGATTCTTCTTCAGCTCGTAGGTACGCTGGAGCGTGAGGATAACGTCGCTCTCCGTTCCCGGTGTAAGGTCAAGCTCTCCCCCGTAGCCCCTAATGCGCTCGTAGCGTTCCTTGCTCATGTTATCCGGCATAATAATAATCGCCTTGTAACCCATTAGACGACAGATATAGGCAACCCCAATGCCAAAGTTGCCGGTGGAGGGGCCAAGTATGGTGTGCTCGCCAGGCAGTATCTCCCCATCAACGCAGCCTTCCATGAGTGTGGCGTAGGCGGGGCCAACCTTGTGAGAGCCAGAGGGAAAGTACGTCCCCAACATGACGACGATATTGGCGGCAACCCCCGTAAAGGCTGACGGCAGAATAATCTTCTGCACTTCTTGATTTCTGTCCTTCCACGTAATGTTAAAGAGATTTAGTGGGTCGAGTTCATTTTCTTGCTGCGCTCGCCATGCTTGTTCGTAAATCTGCGGTTCTACCAATGTGGGGTGCAACATTTCTTCATAGGTCGGACCAAAAGGGATGCGCGACTTAGACACCTGTAATTCCTCCTCTTTTTTAGTAGAAAAACTGCCCTAGCAAGATATTGTCGTAATTCAACAAATAGTCTGTCGTTCCTGCCGCTAGATCACGCTGTTAGAAAAAGAATAACCCTCCCACAAAAAACATGGGAGGGTTATTCCGGCAGAGAAATTTCGCGCCGTGCCGCTCTGCTAGATGTAAAGTTCACTTCACCACCATACTGCCGTCTACGAGGTACAAGGTAACGCCCGTCTGCTTCTTGTCGAAGCGATAATGCCGCGCACCGACTATGACCACTGAATTTTCCCAGGCCGTACCGAGATGGACCTTAGCGGGGGTAGGCACAGAAATTGAGGTCGTAACGCCTGATTCAGAACCTAACTCGCGCACTACAACGTCGGTACCGGCTTTAATTTCGCCGCCACGCACCACGCCCTGCACTACTATTTTGCCCCCTGCCTGCAACCATGAGTTGTAGCATCCACCATTGATAATGGAGATATCGCCTGTACTGACAAGGGTCGAGTTGATTACATTGCGCGCCGTAATATGGGCATTCTGGGCCGAGATCTCTTCTAGGCGAGTCTGCAAGGTGCTAATGGCCCCCGCGAGCTCACTAAGATGAGCCTCTGTCTTGCCAGCGCCGTTGCTGTCTTCTAGGAATGTGGCGAGAGTAGTCAGCACGTCTGCGCCAAAAAGGTTGGTGAGGCGACGGTCGAGTTTGCGCAATTCGCGCGAGAGCGAACGCACACGCTCCATAAAACCAATGAGCCGCTGGTCAATCAAGGTGCCGACCAAGCGACCGGCCAGAGATTGCTTATTGGCGGGGATACGCTTCTTGAGTTGCTCGATGGCGAGGTGCACGGTGCGAATGTCTTTTTCAATTTCACGCAGAATGGGTGTGAAGGTGCGCATCAACCCTGGGGGAGGTCCGGCCACGACCTGCGAAGATATAATATTACCCACCACCGCGACCGATGAACAGGCCTGCACGTGGCTGTTTTCTGCCACTCCTCGCACTTTGATGTTGCCGCCTGCCCATACTGAGAAACCCGCCGTTACATCCCCTTGTATGGTGATATCCCCCACAAAAGAGACATTGCCGGAGCGCAAATCAACGTCGCCAGAGACTAGCATATCGGGGCGGATGTCCACACGTATACTTTTTTGTCGCTGTTTAAGCACTGGCCTACCCGGAGTGGTGGCAATCAGTTGGTCGCCTTGTTCACTGACCCTTACACCATCGCCCGCCACCAACTCGATATCCAGAGGTTCTTTGGCGAAAATGGTCTCGCCGCGGACATTTTGTCCGTCACGGCCAAGGACGCGAGGAATTTTACGCACCAGGAGCTGCCCTTCTCTGGCCGCACTGTAATCAAAACGAGCGCGAAAGTCGACAACGGATTCAGGGCGAATCTCGCGTTGCTTTCTCGCTTCTTGTTCGAACAATATTTCGACTGCCGCATCCTGCCCTTGTACCGGGGTTGCGCCACGGGCAATGATAAACTTGCCCGCCTCCTGAGCCGAGACTATAGCGGAGACAACAGTCAAGTCGACGCCCACAATGATACCTTCCCGCCGGAGAGCCGACATCAACTGATCTAGTTGCACCGGAGAATATTTCTCGACGCCTTCTAGCACTTGCAGCGTTAGCGAAGGCGAGCGGGGGGCATCGAGTAGGGTGCGGGTAACAGTCATACTTGGCGCCAGCTCTACAAACGCGGTGAGCCCGTCCTTAGCAACCTCTAGCGACCAAGTTCCTAGACGCTCTTCGTTCTCTAGCGAAAGGTCAATCACATCGCCTATCTTAACGGCAACTTCAGTTTCATAGATAATGCCGTCAACCTGTAGTCGCACCCCTTCGCAAGGGACAATAACGGGGTAGGGACCATCAGGGTCATGCGAAAGAGAGACCACGCCTCGAACGAGCTCAACGTAACACTCTCTTGCTCCGTTTTCAGGCCCTATCACGACACCCACCTCCCCTATCATAATGGCAAGACTGGCTGCGAAACCTAACATAGCGTTTTAATTCACTCTAATCAAGAGCCAAGAAACCACGCTTCTGCAACTGGTTTAGTAGTGTCTGTAAAGTTTCTTGGTCAGGAGCCTCTAAGGTATGGAGGTGCAGGCCACCGGTCAAGACCGAAAGCGGTTCCGCCTGCGAGCTCTGCATTTTTTCCAAGAATACATCGACATC from Bacillota bacterium includes the following:
- a CDS encoding DUF342 domain-containing protein, producing the protein MIGPENGARECYVELVRGVVSLSHDPDGPYPVIVPCEGVRLQVDGIIYETEVAVKIGDVIDLSLENEERLGTWSLEVAKDGLTAFVELAPSMTVTRTLLDAPRSPSLTLQVLEGVEKYSPVQLDQLMSALRREGIIVGVDLTVVSAIVSAQEAGKFIIARGATPVQGQDAAVEILFEQEARKQREIRPESVVDFRARFDYSAAREGQLLVRKIPRVLGRDGQNVRGETIFAKEPLDIELVAGDGVRVSEQGDQLIATTPGRPVLKQRQKSIRVDIRPDMLVSGDVDLRSGNVSFVGDITIQGDVTAGFSVWAGGNIKVRGVAENSHVQACSSVAVVGNIISSQVVAGPPPGLMRTFTPILREIEKDIRTVHLAIEQLKKRIPANKQSLAGRLVGTLIDQRLIGFMERVRSLSRELRKLDRRLTNLFGADVLTTLATFLEDSNGAGKTEAHLSELAGAISTLQTRLEEISAQNAHITARNVINSTLVSTGDISIINGGCYNSWLQAGGKIVVQGVVRGGEIKAGTDVVVRELGSESGVTTSISVPTPAKVHLGTAWENSVVIVGARHYRFDKKQTGVTLYLVDGSMVVK
- a CDS encoding pyridoxal-phosphate dependent enzyme encodes the protein MLHPTLVEPQIYEQAWRAQQENELDPLNLFNITWKDRNQEVQKIILPSAFTGVAANIVVMLGTYFPSGSHKVGPAYATLMEGCVDGEILPGEHTILGPSTGNFGIGVAYICRLMGYKAIIIMPDNMSKERYERIRGYGGELDLTPGTESDVILTLQRTYELKKNPQNKPLAQFELLPNYRFHRHVTGNSAALAVKGLGNGRIACFTSAPGSAGTLAAGDQIKHIFPEAKVVALEPYECSTLATGGRGQHRIEGIGDKMCTLIHNVLTTDFVALVRDDDAVRALKIVRDGTAMLIKRGVDPDLARSMRLLFGVSGMCNILGAIKMAKYLRLGPDDNVVTIATDGLDRYHSVLDDVDRRHLECDDTVLERWYKDIFLGADEAMIYDFRQRQAKEQLFNQKERDWLPFGYSKAYIDSMRQPDFWEAEYAKVAAYDHKIRALRGKAAF